From Micromonospora nigra, one genomic window encodes:
- a CDS encoding helix-turn-helix transcriptional regulator, protein MSRTRTERLVNLVICLLSTRRFLTAAQIAATVPGYEHDPDDPREHEAFQRKFERDKAELRDLGVPLETGTASVFDTEPGYRIAHREYALPDIPLEPDEAAAVGIAARLWQHAGLAAAASSGLAKLRAAGVDVDPQATLGLEPMVTVDPAFAPLTAAARDRREVGFDYRVPDRDAPTRRRVQPWGVVCWRGRWYVVGHDLDRDATRCFRLSRVVGPVRVTGLPGGYRPPADVDLISHVARWSGPVERAGRATVLAAPGRAAGLRRWALSVTSAADGDRLVLPFADPHTLAGQLVGYGPDVRVLDPPEVREAVIQRLKEIAARHDALAVAR, encoded by the coding sequence GTGTCGCGGACCCGCACCGAACGCCTGGTCAACCTGGTGATCTGCCTGCTGTCCACGCGGCGGTTCCTGACCGCCGCGCAGATCGCCGCGACCGTTCCCGGTTACGAGCACGACCCGGACGACCCCCGCGAGCACGAGGCGTTCCAGCGCAAGTTCGAACGCGACAAGGCCGAGCTGCGCGACCTGGGCGTGCCGCTGGAGACCGGTACGGCGAGCGTCTTCGACACCGAACCCGGTTACCGCATCGCCCACCGCGAGTACGCGCTGCCCGACATCCCGCTCGAACCGGACGAGGCCGCAGCCGTGGGCATCGCGGCGCGCCTGTGGCAGCACGCCGGCCTGGCCGCCGCCGCCTCGTCGGGGCTGGCGAAACTGCGCGCCGCCGGGGTGGACGTGGATCCGCAGGCCACACTGGGTCTGGAGCCGATGGTGACGGTCGACCCGGCGTTCGCGCCGTTGACTGCCGCCGCGCGGGACCGCCGGGAGGTGGGTTTCGACTACCGGGTGCCCGATCGGGACGCGCCGACCCGACGCCGGGTGCAGCCGTGGGGCGTGGTCTGCTGGCGGGGCCGGTGGTATGTGGTCGGCCACGACCTGGACCGCGACGCCACCCGTTGCTTCCGGCTGTCCCGGGTCGTCGGCCCGGTCCGGGTCACCGGCCTGCCCGGCGGTTACCGGCCCCCGGCCGACGTCGACCTGATCAGCCACGTGGCCCGGTGGTCCGGGCCCGTGGAACGGGCCGGACGGGCGACGGTGCTGGCCGCTCCCGGCCGGGCGGCCGGGCTGCGCCGTTGGGCGCTGAGTGTCACCTCCGCCGCCGACGGCGACCGGCTGGTCCTGCCGTTCGCCGATCCGCACACGTTGGCGGGTCAGCTCGTCGGCTACGGTCCCGACGTGCGGGTGCTCGACCCGCCCGAGGTGCGGGAGGCGGTCATCCAGCGGCTCAAGGAGATCGCCGCCCGCCACGACGCCCTGGCGGTGGCCCGGTGA
- a CDS encoding helix-turn-helix transcriptional regulator — translation MTRPSTRGGSRTSADRLARLLNLVPYLLARPGIEIAEAAGDLGITGRQLREDLELLWVCGLPGYGPGDLIDMAFDGDRVTITYDAGIDRPLRLTQEEALALVVALRMLAETPGVANREAVERALAKIENAAGDLVAAPVEVRLSGDSQRVEALRAAVEGGRALRITYYTPARDETTERVVDPLRVLMVGGRAYVEAWCRRAEAVRLFRADRIDAVTELAEPAVVPPQAQPHDLSGGVFRPSSDLPLITLRIGRGERWITEYYPCERVEADGEQWLVSLRVTDLGWARRFVLGLGPQVTVLAPVELAEQVHAAAVAALDAYATPAPDLAVPRDADPAGTAGSR, via the coding sequence GTGACGCGTCCGAGCACCCGTGGGGGCTCCCGCACCTCCGCCGACCGACTGGCCCGGCTGCTGAACCTGGTGCCGTACCTGCTGGCCCGGCCCGGCATCGAGATCGCCGAGGCGGCCGGCGACCTCGGCATCACCGGGCGGCAGCTCCGGGAGGACCTGGAACTGCTCTGGGTGTGCGGGCTGCCCGGGTACGGTCCCGGTGACCTGATCGACATGGCTTTCGACGGTGACCGGGTCACGATCACCTACGACGCCGGCATCGACCGTCCGCTGCGGCTCACACAGGAAGAGGCCCTGGCCCTGGTCGTGGCGCTGCGGATGTTGGCGGAGACGCCGGGGGTGGCCAACCGGGAGGCGGTCGAGCGGGCTCTCGCCAAGATCGAGAACGCGGCCGGTGACCTGGTCGCCGCGCCGGTCGAGGTCCGGCTGTCCGGCGACAGCCAGCGGGTGGAGGCTTTGCGCGCCGCCGTGGAGGGCGGCCGGGCGCTGCGCATCACCTACTACACGCCGGCGCGGGACGAGACGACCGAGCGGGTGGTGGATCCCCTGCGGGTGCTGATGGTCGGCGGCCGGGCGTACGTGGAGGCGTGGTGCCGCCGGGCCGAGGCGGTCCGGCTGTTCCGGGCCGACCGGATCGACGCCGTCACCGAGTTGGCCGAGCCGGCGGTGGTGCCGCCGCAGGCCCAGCCCCACGATCTCAGCGGGGGCGTCTTCCGTCCCTCGTCGGACCTGCCCTTGATCACGCTGCGGATCGGGAGGGGCGAACGCTGGATCACCGAGTACTACCCGTGTGAGCGGGTCGAGGCCGACGGTGAGCAGTGGTTGGTCTCGCTGCGGGTCACCGACCTGGGGTGGGCCCGCCGCTTCGTGCTCGGGCTCGGGCCGCAGGTGACCGTCCTCGCCCCGGTGGAACTGGCCGAACAGGTACACGCCGCCGCCGTGGCCGCCCTCGACGCGTACGCCACGCCCGCCCCCGATCTCGCCGTGCCGCGTGACGCCGACCCGGCGGGGACGGCCGGCAGCAGATAG
- the tatA gene encoding Sec-independent protein translocase subunit TatA: protein MGALKPWHIAVLVVVLILLFGAKRLPDAARSLGRSLRIIKAETKSLQDDDRDLASKADAQAGYQPLPPQSGQQAPYAQQPYQAAPQQPVVDPVQRVRDN from the coding sequence ATGGGTGCCCTCAAGCCGTGGCACATCGCCGTACTCGTGGTCGTGCTGATCCTGCTCTTCGGCGCGAAGCGGCTCCCCGACGCCGCGCGCTCGCTGGGTCGGTCGTTGCGGATCATCAAGGCCGAGACCAAGAGCCTCCAGGACGACGACCGTGACCTGGCCAGCAAGGCCGACGCGCAGGCCGGCTACCAGCCGTTGCCGCCGCAGTCCGGCCAGCAGGCCCCGTACGCGCAACAGCCCTACCAGGCCGCGCCGCAGCAGCCGGTCGTCGACCCGGTGCAGCGCGTCCGCGACAACTGA
- the tatC gene encoding twin-arginine translocase subunit TatC, producing the protein MAFALRKRGPSKFVQAADGSMTLVEHIRELRNRLFKASLAILVGFGVGIWLAGPVLSILKKPYCDLPQAQTTNGACDFVQLGPADLFLLNLKIGLWVGLLLAAPIWLYQLWAFIAPGLHRHERRYAYLFTGLAAPLFAAGAVLAYFVTAKGLEFLLQISGSEINTTLDITRYVSFVTNLILLFGVAFEFPLIVLMLNFVGIASARRLLGWWRIAVFVFFAFAAVVTPTPDPFGMTALALCLCALYFAAVGVAFLNDKRRGRGKEVYAGVGDDEASPLEADPEPVEAGPRIDATAPIGVPTPVDAPAPIDRRYDDMT; encoded by the coding sequence GTGGCCTTCGCCCTGCGTAAGCGCGGCCCGAGCAAGTTCGTGCAGGCCGCCGACGGCTCGATGACACTGGTCGAGCACATCCGCGAGCTGCGGAACCGGCTGTTCAAGGCTTCGTTGGCGATCCTCGTCGGGTTCGGTGTCGGCATCTGGCTCGCCGGGCCGGTGCTGAGCATCCTCAAGAAGCCCTACTGTGATCTCCCGCAGGCGCAGACCACGAACGGCGCCTGTGACTTCGTGCAGCTCGGCCCGGCCGACCTGTTCCTGCTCAACCTCAAGATCGGCCTCTGGGTGGGGCTGCTGCTGGCCGCGCCGATCTGGCTGTACCAGCTCTGGGCGTTCATCGCGCCCGGCCTGCACCGCCACGAGCGCCGCTACGCGTACCTCTTCACCGGCCTGGCTGCGCCGCTGTTCGCCGCCGGCGCGGTGCTGGCCTACTTCGTCACCGCCAAGGGTCTGGAGTTCCTGCTCCAGATCTCCGGCAGCGAGATCAACACCACCCTCGACATCACCCGCTACGTCTCCTTCGTGACGAACCTGATCCTGCTGTTCGGGGTGGCGTTCGAGTTTCCGTTGATCGTGCTGATGCTCAACTTCGTGGGCATCGCCAGCGCGAGGCGGCTGCTGGGCTGGTGGCGGATCGCCGTCTTCGTGTTCTTCGCCTTCGCCGCCGTGGTCACCCCGACGCCGGATCCGTTCGGCATGACGGCGCTGGCGTTGTGCCTGTGCGCGCTGTACTTCGCCGCTGTCGGTGTCGCCTTCCTCAACGACAAGCGCCGGGGCCGTGGCAAGGAGGTGTACGCCGGTGTCGGCGATGACGAGGCGTCCCCGCTGGAGGCCGACCCGGAGCCGGTCGAGGCGGGGCCACGGATCGACGCGACCGCCCCGATCGGCGTGCCGACACCGGTCGACGCGCCGGCCCCGATCGACCGCCGCTACGACGACATGACCTGA
- a CDS encoding response regulator transcription factor codes for MGLLRSALCAALAGEDDIEVVAEVTGIGGLPGVLRRHRPDVALVDLASDAPDPIKVIIEIAEAAPTTAVLALSARWSPGLVEEALTAGARGLVGKNEPLHELVRAVRSLAAGERVIDAAAAAMALRPSAGPLTRREVEVLRMAAEGLPLKEIARRLFLAHGTVRNHLSAIMRKTGARNRMEAVWLARRDGWI; via the coding sequence ATGGGTCTGCTGCGCAGTGCCTTGTGCGCGGCCCTGGCAGGTGAGGATGACATTGAGGTTGTCGCCGAGGTGACCGGGATCGGCGGGTTGCCCGGGGTGTTGCGGCGGCACCGGCCGGACGTGGCGCTGGTGGATCTGGCGTCGGACGCCCCGGACCCGATCAAGGTGATCATCGAGATCGCCGAGGCGGCACCCACGACGGCGGTGCTGGCGCTCAGTGCCCGGTGGAGTCCGGGCCTGGTGGAGGAGGCACTGACGGCCGGGGCGAGGGGCCTGGTCGGCAAGAACGAACCCCTCCACGAACTGGTCCGGGCGGTGCGGTCGCTCGCGGCGGGGGAGCGGGTCATCGACGCGGCCGCTGCCGCCATGGCGCTGCGGCCGTCCGCGGGTCCGCTGACCCGACGGGAGGTCGAGGTGTTGCGGATGGCCGCGGAGGGGTTGCCACTCAAGGAGATCGCCCGACGGCTGTTCCTGGCCCACGGCACGGTGCGCAACCACCTCTCGGCGATCATGCGTAAGACCGGGGCCCGCAACCGGATGGAGGCGGTCTGGCTCGCGCGTCGCGACGGCTGGATCTGA
- a CDS encoding response regulator transcription factor, producing the protein MIRTLLALDGALVRGALSLVLAAEDDISVVAEVDRGDVVQSTIRLRRPDVAVVDLGLVEDLPVAGTCPLLVLAEPRRARNLHTVFTPSRAVGILGSDVPPQRVVDGVRRLSRGEPVVDAELVMAALHRDSPLTPRETEILDLTAGGAPVTEVAGSLGLAPGTVRNHLGRIIRKAGARTRVEAVRVARDAGWI; encoded by the coding sequence GTGATCCGTACCCTGCTCGCTCTCGACGGTGCCCTGGTCCGTGGCGCACTGTCCCTCGTGCTGGCCGCGGAGGACGACATCAGCGTGGTCGCGGAGGTGGATCGCGGCGACGTGGTCCAGTCGACCATCCGGTTACGGCGTCCGGACGTGGCGGTGGTCGACCTCGGCCTCGTCGAGGACCTGCCGGTGGCCGGCACCTGCCCACTGCTGGTGCTCGCCGAGCCCCGCCGGGCCCGGAACCTGCACACCGTGTTCACCCCGTCCCGCGCCGTCGGCATCCTCGGCAGCGACGTCCCACCGCAGCGCGTGGTCGACGGGGTCCGCCGGCTCTCCCGTGGGGAGCCCGTGGTCGACGCGGAGCTCGTGATGGCGGCGCTGCACCGGGACAGCCCGCTGACCCCGCGTGAGACGGAGATCCTCGACCTGACGGCGGGTGGTGCGCCGGTCACGGAGGTGGCCGGGTCGCTCGGACTGGCTCCCGGTACCGTTCGCAACCATCTCGGCCGGATCATCCGGAAGGCGGGCGCGCGGACCAGGGTGGAGGCGGTCCGGGTGGCCCGCGACGCCGGGTGGATCTGA
- a CDS encoding ATP-binding cassette domain-containing protein, translating to MSGADVGRTTWRALRARRRDVGRLAAWSVVESLPALLVGLLVARAVDQGFLAGRFATGLAWLGGLALAVVVGAAATGRVYHSLGAVVEPFRDDLARLVVTGALHDATRAGGRPDSAPVARLTHQVEIVRDTFGGLVMVVRGFLFSAGAALLGLLALDPTVAALVAVPLIAGLAVFVAALPAMLEHQRAQVRAGEALGRSAATALGGHRDVVACGAEERVVAEVDRRIRVQAGTERTLARMSALRSLSLGLGGWLPVVVLLLAAPWLVRRGLSTGAVLGALVYVTTGLQPALHAVVQGLGGGGLRYAVTLERILHTCGPPPGGSPHATAAAPTPGGTAAAPASGGTAAAPASNVAGEDPPAVRLANLTFRYGPHARPVLDDFSLTLPAGDHLTVVGPSGAGKSTLATLIAGLAVPGRGTVHLAGRPVAAVAPADLAALRVLVPQEAYLFSGSLADNLRYLRPEADDPTLQAALAALRADVLASRLGGLTASVEPATLSAGERQLIAAVRAYLAPAPLVILDEATCHLDPTLEATVERAFARRPGTLVVVAHRISSATRARRVLMFDEDGPVVGTHEELLARSPAYRELVGHWDGFAAAPSGDTTADDRATADDRATTDDRAAAGSPRQG from the coding sequence GTGAGCGGCGCGGACGTCGGTCGGACGACGTGGCGGGCGCTGCGGGCCCGCCGCCGGGACGTCGGCCGGCTCGCCGCCTGGTCGGTGGTCGAGTCGCTGCCGGCGCTGCTCGTCGGGCTGCTGGTCGCCCGTGCCGTCGACCAGGGCTTCCTCGCCGGCCGGTTCGCCACCGGCCTGGCCTGGCTGGGTGGGCTCGCCCTGGCCGTCGTCGTCGGCGCGGCGGCCACCGGCCGGGTGTACCACAGCCTCGGTGCCGTGGTGGAACCGTTCCGCGACGACCTGGCCCGCCTGGTCGTCACGGGCGCGCTGCACGACGCCACCCGGGCCGGCGGCCGCCCGGACAGCGCACCGGTGGCCCGCCTGACCCACCAGGTGGAGATCGTCCGGGACACCTTCGGCGGTCTGGTCATGGTGGTGCGCGGATTCCTGTTCAGCGCCGGCGCGGCTCTGCTCGGCCTGCTGGCGCTGGATCCGACGGTCGCGGCGCTGGTGGCGGTTCCGCTGATCGCGGGGCTGGCCGTCTTCGTCGCCGCACTACCCGCGATGCTGGAACACCAGCGGGCCCAGGTTCGGGCCGGCGAAGCCCTCGGCCGGTCGGCGGCGACCGCGCTCGGCGGGCACCGTGACGTGGTCGCCTGCGGTGCCGAGGAACGGGTGGTGGCCGAGGTCGACCGCCGGATCAGGGTGCAGGCCGGCACCGAGCGGACCCTGGCCCGGATGTCCGCGCTGCGCAGCCTCAGCCTCGGGCTGGGCGGATGGCTGCCCGTGGTGGTCCTGCTGCTCGCCGCGCCGTGGCTGGTACGGCGCGGGCTGAGCACCGGCGCGGTGCTCGGTGCGCTGGTCTACGTCACCACCGGTCTGCAACCGGCCCTGCACGCGGTGGTGCAGGGCCTCGGCGGTGGTGGGCTGCGCTACGCCGTCACCCTGGAACGGATCCTGCACACCTGCGGGCCACCCCCGGGCGGCAGCCCACACGCCACCGCTGCGGCCCCGACGCCGGGCGGCACCGCTGCGGCCCCGGCATCGGGCGGCACCGCTGCGGCCCCGGCATCGAATGTCGCCGGCGAAGACCCACCGGCGGTCCGGTTGGCCAACCTGACCTTCCGGTACGGCCCGCACGCCCGGCCGGTGCTGGACGACTTCTCGTTGACGCTGCCCGCAGGGGACCATCTCACGGTGGTGGGTCCCAGCGGTGCCGGCAAGTCCACCCTGGCCACGCTGATCGCCGGGCTGGCCGTGCCGGGGCGTGGCACGGTCCACCTCGCCGGCCGGCCCGTGGCCGCCGTCGCACCCGCCGACCTGGCCGCCCTGCGGGTGCTGGTGCCGCAGGAGGCGTACCTGTTCAGTGGCTCCCTGGCCGACAACCTCCGCTACCTGCGCCCCGAGGCCGACGACCCGACCCTTCAGGCCGCGCTGGCCGCCCTGAGGGCCGACGTTCTCGCCAGCCGCTTGGGCGGGCTCACCGCCTCGGTAGAGCCCGCCACCCTCTCCGCAGGTGAACGGCAGCTGATCGCCGCGGTACGCGCGTACCTGGCCCCCGCCCCGCTGGTCATCCTGGACGAGGCCACCTGCCACCTGGACCCGACGCTGGAGGCGACCGTCGAGCGGGCCTTCGCCCGGCGACCGGGCACCCTGGTGGTCGTCGCCCACCGGATCAGCTCCGCCACCCGCGCCCGCCGGGTGCTGATGTTCGATGAGGACGGCCCGGTGGTGGGCACCCACGAGGAACTGCTCGCCCGCTCACCCGCCTACCGGGAACTCGTCGGACACTGGGACGGCTTCGCGGCGGCGCCGTCCGGCGACACCACCGCGGATGACCGTGCCACCGCAGATGACCGTGCCACCACGGATGACCGTGCCGCCGCCGGGTCGCCGCGCCAGGGCTGA
- a CDS encoding ABC transporter transmembrane domain-containing protein has product MRTLTGEDRLLLRVVRDGGGWTALLVVVALAGAAAELALPAALGLAVDAAVGGDASPTWPLVACALVVVLLATDILGDLASGYGAARATARLRRRLLRHLFALDVRAVRRYPVGDLVGRLAGQAADAGQAGTAVVLGAVAVLPPLGSAVALFLLEPVLGLTLLAGLALLTALMATFVTDASAATTGYQRVLGVIAGRLLEALGGSRTIAAAGTTEAERDRVLAPLPQLRSYGRLGWRLLARASARVAAVAPLLQVAVVAVGGYALTAGWLTPGQLVAAVQYAALGAGLGAVLATLNRLVRSRAAGRRIAEPLSHQVRPGGDEPLPAGDGHLRLRGVGVRADDGRPVLRGIDLDVPAGATVAVVGRSGAGKSALAAVAGRLHDPDTGEVLLDGVRLTRLSPAALRRAVGHAFDRPVLVGETVHDAIGLGLPDQSARPPDTGAPATAAVLAAARTAQVAEVVARLPDGFRTRLLDTPLSGGEAQRLGLARAFHAERLLILDDATSSLDTATEHRISRAVTGGGAERTRLVVTHRVTTAAAADLVAWLDGGRLRALAPHRRLWDDPDYRAVFGSDGAPR; this is encoded by the coding sequence ATGCGGACGCTGACCGGCGAGGACCGCCTGCTGCTCAGGGTGGTCCGCGACGGCGGCGGCTGGACCGCCCTGCTGGTGGTGGTGGCACTGGCCGGCGCGGCCGCCGAACTGGCGCTGCCGGCGGCGCTGGGGCTGGCGGTCGACGCCGCCGTCGGCGGCGACGCGTCCCCCACCTGGCCCCTCGTGGCCTGCGCCCTGGTCGTCGTCCTGCTGGCCACCGACATCCTCGGCGACCTCGCCAGCGGGTACGGGGCTGCTCGGGCAACCGCCCGCCTCCGCCGACGCCTGCTGCGACATCTGTTCGCACTGGACGTACGGGCCGTCCGCCGCTATCCGGTCGGTGATCTGGTCGGCCGGCTGGCCGGGCAGGCCGCCGACGCCGGTCAGGCCGGCACCGCCGTGGTGCTGGGCGCAGTCGCGGTCCTGCCCCCGCTGGGCAGCGCCGTGGCGCTGTTCCTGCTGGAACCCGTGCTCGGGCTCACCCTCCTCGCCGGGCTGGCCCTGCTGACGGCGCTCATGGCGACGTTCGTCACCGACGCCTCGGCGGCCACCACCGGCTACCAGCGGGTGCTGGGCGTGATCGCCGGTCGGCTGCTGGAGGCACTCGGAGGTTCCCGCACCATCGCCGCGGCCGGCACCACCGAGGCGGAACGCGACCGGGTGCTGGCGCCGCTGCCGCAGCTGCGCAGCTACGGCCGGCTCGGCTGGCGGTTGCTGGCCCGGGCGAGCGCGAGGGTCGCGGCCGTGGCACCCCTGCTTCAGGTCGCTGTCGTTGCCGTCGGCGGGTACGCGCTGACCGCCGGTTGGCTCACCCCCGGGCAGCTGGTCGCCGCGGTGCAGTACGCCGCGCTCGGTGCCGGCCTCGGCGCGGTGCTGGCCACCCTCAACCGGTTGGTCCGCAGCCGGGCGGCGGGCCGCCGGATCGCCGAACCGCTGTCGCACCAGGTACGCCCCGGCGGCGACGAACCCCTGCCGGCGGGTGACGGCCACCTGCGGCTGCGCGGGGTGGGCGTCCGCGCCGACGACGGACGGCCGGTCCTGCGCGGGATCGACCTGGACGTTCCGGCCGGCGCCACGGTGGCCGTCGTAGGGCGTTCCGGTGCCGGCAAGTCCGCCCTCGCCGCCGTCGCCGGCCGGCTGCACGACCCGGACACCGGCGAGGTGCTGCTGGACGGGGTGCGACTGACCCGACTGAGCCCGGCCGCGCTGCGGCGCGCGGTGGGCCACGCCTTCGACCGTCCCGTGCTGGTCGGTGAGACGGTGCACGACGCGATCGGGCTCGGCCTGCCCGACCAGTCGGCCCGGCCGCCCGACACCGGCGCACCGGCCACCGCCGCCGTACTGGCGGCGGCCCGGACCGCGCAGGTCGCCGAGGTCGTCGCCCGGCTGCCCGACGGCTTCCGCACCCGCCTGCTGGACACACCGCTGTCCGGGGGCGAGGCGCAACGGCTCGGGCTGGCCCGCGCGTTCCACGCCGAGCGGCTGCTCATCCTGGACGACGCGACGTCCAGCCTGGACACCGCCACCGAACACCGGATCTCCCGCGCGGTCACGGGCGGGGGCGCGGAGCGTACCCGACTGGTGGTCACCCACCGGGTGACGACGGCGGCGGCGGCGGACCTCGTCGCCTGGCTCGACGGTGGTCGGCTGCGCGCCCTCGCACCGCACCGCCGGCTCTGGGACGACCCGGACTACCGGGCGGTCTTCGGGTCCGACGGGGCCCCCCGGTGA
- a CDS encoding SapB/AmfS family lanthipeptide has product MALLDLQAMEAAPADRTGGGSQASLLLCGDSSLSVTTCN; this is encoded by the coding sequence ATGGCGCTCCTCGACCTTCAGGCAATGGAGGCTGCTCCGGCCGACCGGACCGGCGGCGGAAGCCAGGCGAGCCTGCTGCTCTGTGGCGACAGCTCGCTGTCCGTCACGACCTGCAACTGA
- a CDS encoding SapB/AmfS family lanthipeptide has product MALLDLQAMEAAPADRTGGGSQASLLLCGDSSLSVTTCN; this is encoded by the coding sequence ATGGCGCTCCTCGACCTTCAGGCAATGGAGGCTGCTCCGGCCGACCGGACCGGCGGCGGAAGCCAGGCGAGCCTGCTGCTCTGCGGCGACAGCTCGCTGTCCGTCACGACCTGCAACTGA